TCGATCCGTTGCTGGTGCTGGAACGCAAGTAACGCACGCGCATCGTCGCCGGGCATGGCCCGGCGCTACCCGATCACCGCGCGTGGTAGCGCCGGGCCATGCCCGGCGGACAAGGAAACAAGGAACGTTGCATGCCCGCCCCGGGTGATATCTACGTCGTCCACAACGAACGCCTGCAGGCGTTCGTCGCCTACCAGCTGACCCACCAGGATGCGCGCGACGGCAGCCTCGCCGTGCTCACCCTGGACTGGACCGGCACCGCCCTGCCCGACCCGACGACCGTCGCCGCCATGCAGCCGGCGCGCTTCAACGACCTGCAGCAGGACGATGCGCTGCACCACCGCTGGGCGGGAAAACGACCGCCGCGCGATTTCGTGCACGTGGGCTGGCGCGCGCCACTGATCGAGGCCGCACCGAAGATATACGGGAGCTGGCCCGACGGAGCGGAAGTTGAACACCAACGCCGCTGGGATGCATTGGATCCGACTGCCGTAGAGGCCTTCAAGCACGCCAGCGCAGCACAGGAAGATCGGAGCGTGCTGCTGGAACGTGGCGAGTATCCGGTGCGCCGCTGCGCCACCCGCCTGGATGCCGCGGCCATGAACCTCGCGCCTTCGCTGAGGCTGTTCGATGCCCTGCCCTTGCTCACCAAACTGGACATCAGCGAACCAGTGCCCGGCCTGCTGCCGTGGCTGCGCACGCGTCCGCTGATCCACTCACTGGAGATCAGCCAGCTGCAGGACACCACGCTGGACCTGCGCGGCACCAGCCTGATCCAGGCCAACATCGATGCCAGCGGCCTGCGCCACCTGCATCTCAACGATGGCCTGTCCGAACTGACCCTGCACGGTACGCTCGCGCCCGACCTGCTCATCACTGCCGAGGATGACGGCCGCTGGCTGACGCTCATCAGCACCGATGCCACGCTGGCCTGGGCTGGACTGCCGGCGCTGGGCGAGCTGCAGCTGCGCGACGTGCGGGAACTGGATGGCGGACGCATCGCCGAACGCTTTCCGCAGCTGCGGGCATTGAGCATTACCGGCGCCCCTGCCGTGCTGCACGGCCTGCCACGGCTGGGTGAACTGGGGCAGCTGCATACGCTCAGTGCCAGCGATGTATTCCCGGCCGGCGAAGCAGTGTTTCCCGAACCCGGCCAGTGGCCGCGGCTGTGCCGGCTTTGGCTTCACAGCCTGCCGGCCGCACTCGGCACTACCATCCGCAAGGCTTACAAAAGCGAAGCGACAAAGGGTCTGGATCTGGATGTGGGCCAGCTGCGCACGCCGGATTGGCTGGCCGCCAACCTCGACAATCCCTTCCGCGACTGGGACGGCAGTGCGCAGGTCAGCACCGCGCAGGCGAAAAAGGCAGCCACGCTGTATCGCAAGGCCTGTTCAGAGGCGCTGAAAATTGCCGCGGAAATCCGCGACGCGGCGACATTGACCGTGGCGCTGGCGCAGGTCGGGCGTGCCTACACCGAAGGCTTCAACGCGCTGGATCGCCGCAGCGGCTTCATCGAAACCGAGGAACGCGAGCAGATCTACACGGCGTGGCTGGCCGTCGTCGATGCGGCGGAGACGCGCAGTGGAACGGCCGTGATCGACCGCGAGGTGCTGCGCGCGGCGATGAACGAGGTCCGGACGTTCTGAGGGTCTCCGCCGGGCATGGCCCGGCGCTACCCGATCACCGCGCGTGGTAGCGCCGGGCCATGCCCGGCGAGCGCAGCGGCAGCGGCATCAACCGCGTGCGGCCCACCACACGCGCAGCAGGGTGCGCACCGGGGTCGCTTCAATCGGCTTGCCTGCGGCCTGCGCGGCCACGCGGGCGCGGGCCAGGCTGGACCAGACGCGGCGCGCGCGCGGGCCCGGCACGCGGGTCGCCCAGCCCTTCAGCAGGTGCTGTGCCCAACGCTGCGTGGCGTTGCTGGCGTCCTCATCCAGCAGGCTGCGGGGCACACCGGCCACGCCGGCATCCTGCAGGCGCTGGGCCAGGGTCTGCAGCTGCACGGCACGTCCGGCGCCCTTGCGCGGCGTGTCGTTGAACAGCACCGCTTCCACGGCGGCAACCGCCTCGGCGTAGTTGGCCAGCGCGCGCTCGGCACTGGCCGCATCGAGTGCGACGGTGCGCGCCTCGACCAGGTCCGGCAGGGTCTCGGCCAGCTGCGCCCACGGTGCACGCACTGGCTCCAGCAGGCGGCCCAGCGGATGGCGCGAGCGCTGCCCGGCCCAGCTGCGCAGCTCCTCGCCCCACCACGCCAGCTTGGCGTCGGCCGGCATCGGGTCGCCGCTGGTGTTGAGCATGTCGTCGAATTCCTGCAGCAGCGCGAACCACGCCACCGCGAGCTCGCGTTGCGATTCGGCCACGAACGGGGCGGCCACCGACCATTCCGGCCAACGGCTGCGCCACTTGTCGAGGAAACTGTCCAGCGCGGTACTGCTCACTACGTCATTCCTTACGGCTGGGCCGGGGCTGCCGGCCGGGTCGGCCAGAGACTGGCCAGTTGCAGAAGTTCGGCGTTTTCCACCAGTACGTCGGCCTGCCAAGCCAGCGGATCGTCGCTGTGCAGGCGGTAGCCCCACAGCGCCGCCACCGACGGCATGGCCGCCGCGCGTGCAGCGATGATGTCGCGCTCGTCGTCGCCGACGTACACGCAGTCTTCGGCGGCAACGCCAATGGCCTGCGCGGCGTGCAGCAACGGCAGCGGATGCGGCTTGCGCTCGGCCAGGCTGTCACCGCCCACCAGCACCGCGCAGCGCTGCTGCCAGCCCTGCTGCGGCAGGATCAGGCGCGCCAGGTATTCCGGCTTGTTGGTGACGATGCCCCACACGGTGCCTGCGGCATCCAGCGCGGCGAGCATGCCGGCCACGCCGTCGAACAGCACCGCGTGCTGGCCGATCAGCGCTTCATAGCGCTGCAGGAACTCTGGAATCAGCGCGTCGCGCTCGGCCGCGTCCAGATCCGGGAAGGCGGCGGTCAACATCGCACGCGAGCCCTTGGACACCACCGGGCGCAGCAGCGCCGGATCGATCGGCGCACGGCCGCGCGCGGCCAGCATCGCATCGCAGGTGGCGACGAAATCCGGCGCACTGTCCAGCAGGGTGCCGTCCAGGTCGAACAGCACCGCCCGCGGGAAGCCGGCCGTGGTCATGCAGGCTTGACCGCGTAGGCCAGGTAGTTGATGTCGGTGCGGCTGCTCAGGCGGGCGTGGTTGCGCCACGGCTCGTAGGCCATGCCGCTCACATCCACCAGCTGCACGTCGGCCCCGCGCAGCCAGCGCGCCAGCTCGGCCGGCTTGATGAATTCCTGGTAGTGGTGGGTGCCCTTGGGCAGCAGCCGTGCCACGTACTCGGCGCCGACGATCGCCACTGCGAACGCAGCCGCGGTGCGGTTGATGGTCGACAGGAACAGGTGGCCACCGGGCTTCAGCAGGCGCTTGCAGGCCTCGATGATCGCGCCCGGATCGGGCACGTGCTCGAGCATTTCCATGCAGGTGACCACGTCGAAGCTGCCCGGCTGTTCGGCGGCCAGGTCCTCGGCGGCCTGCACCCGGTAGTCGACCTTGGCGCCGCTTTCCAGCGCATGCAGGCGCGCGACCTTGACCAGCTCAGGGGCAAGGTCAATGGCAGTGACGTCGGCACCGCTTTGGGCCAGCGCCTCGCTCAGCAGGCCGCCACCGCAGCCGATGTCGAGCACGCGCGCACCGCGCAGCGTCACGCGGTCGGCCACGTACTGCAGGCGCACCGGGTTCAGGGCGTGCAGCGGCTTCTGCGGACCGTCGGCGTCCCACCAGCGGTTGGCCAGCGCGGCGAACTTGTCCAGCTCGGCCTGATCGAAATTGGAGGAAGCGTGGGGGGCAGTCATGGGGAAGTCCTTGCAGCGCCGGGGTTCAGGCGCGGATATGACGGATGCGCTCGCGCCACTGGCGCGCGTTGGCGATGATGCCCGGCAGGTCCATGCCGACCAGCTCGCGCTGGACCAGCTTCGGCTTGCCGGCAATCCAGACGTCGCTGACCTGCTGGCGGCCGGTGGCATACACCAGCTGCGACAGCACGTTGTGCAGCGGCTGGGTTTCCAGCGCGGACAGGTCGACACAGACCAGGTCGGCCTGCTTGCCGACTTCGATCGAGCCGATGCGCTCGCCGAAGCCCAGCGCGCGGGCGCCGCCCAGGGTCGAGGCACGCAGCGTGGTGGCCGCGTCCAGCGCGGTCGCATCGTCGGCCACGGCCTTGGCCAGGATGGCCGCGGTGCGGTTCTCGCTGAACATGTCCAGGTCGTTGTTGCTGGCGCAGCCATCGGTACCGATGGCCAGGTTGACGCCGGCGCGCTGCAGGGCGCAGGCCGGGCAGAAACCGGAGGCCAGCTTCAGGTTCGATTCCGGGCAGTGCACCACGCTGACGCCACGCTCGGCGCACAGGTGGATTTCGGCGTCGGTCAGCTGGGTCATGTGCACCGCGATCAGGCGGTCGTTGACCAGGCCGAGGCGATCCAGCCGCGCCAGCGGGCGCTGGCCGTGCAGCTTGATCGAATCGTTGATTTCCTGGGCGGTCTCGTGGGTGTGCAGGTGCACCTGCATGTCGAGCTGGTCGGACAGCATCCGCACCCGCTCGAAATTGGCGTCGTTGACCGTGTACGGCGCATGCGGCGCGAACGCGGTGCCGATCAGCGGATCGGTGCGCCACTGGTCATGCAGTTCACCGGCCTTGGCGAAGTACTCGTCGTCGGTCTTGGCCCAGGCGGTGGGGAAATCGATGATGACCGCGCCGACCAGCGCGCGGAAACCGTGCTTCTTGTAGACCGCGGCCTGCACGTCGCCGAAGAAGTAGTTCTCGTTGGCGCAGGTGGTGCCGCCGCGCAGCATCTCGGCGATGGCCAGGGTGGTGCCGTCGGCCACGAATTCCGGCCCGATCACCGCCGCTTCCACCGGCCAGATGTGCTGCTGCAGCCAGGTCATCAGCGGTAGGTCGTCAGCGACGCCGCGCAGCAGGGTCATCGGGTTGTGCGTGTGCGCGTTGACCAGGCCGGGCATCAGCGCCGCGTCGGGGCGGCTGACCACCTGGGTCGCGCGGAAGCGCGCGCGGGCCTCGGCACGCGGCAGGATGGCGACGATTTCGCTGCCACGCACGGCGACGGCATGGTCTTCCAGCACCACCGCATGCGGCTCGATCGGAACGACGTAACCGGCTTCGATGAGCAGGTCGCAGGCTTCGGGGAGGTGCGGGCTATCGCTCATGCGGGCTCACTTGGCTATTGAAGAAGGGCCTGGCGGGAGGCGGTAGCGCCGGGCCATGCCCGGCGGCTGTCCGTTGCGGCACCATCGGCGCCGGCAACGGGTTCCGGGCGGTGCCCGGAAAACCGAGCATGGCTCGGCTCTACAGGTAATCCGGCGCCGGGGTTGCCGGCCAGCGGCCGGCACTACCGTAATCCGGCTGCGCCGGATTACTTCACGCGCGAGGAGTACTCACCCGAACGGGTATCAACCTTGATGATTTCATCCTGGTTGACGAACAGCGGCACGCGGACCACGGCACCGGTTTCCAGGGTGGCCGGCTTGCCGCCACCGCCCGAGGTGTCGCCACGGACGCCCGGATCGGTCTCGGTGATCTTCAGTTCGACGAAGTTCGGCGGCTGCACGAAGATCGGCGCGCCGTTGAACAGGGTGACGATGCAGGCTTCTTCGCCCTTCAGCCACTTTTCGGCGCCGCCCATGCCCGCCTTGTCGGCCTGGACCTGCTCGAAGGATTCCGGGTCCATGAAGTGCCAGTACTCGCCATCGCTGTACATGTAGTTCATGTCGGTGTCGACGACGTCGGCCACTTCCAGGTCGTCGGTCGCCTTCATGGTCAGTTCGACCACGCGGCCCGAACGGATGAAGCGGTACTTCACGCGGGTGAAGGCCTGGCCCTTGCCCGGCTTGACGTACTCGGTGTCGGTGATGACTGCCGGTTCGTTGTTGACCAGGATCTTCATCCCGTTCTTGACGTCATTCATGCCCACAGTGGCCATGCTCAAGCTCCTCAAATGGCAAAACCGCCGCGGGTGCGGCGAGCCGGATAGAATGGAAAGCCCACCGGAAGCCGGTGGGCAACAGTTTTTCTGCCCCCATGATAACCGCAGGCCCCCTCTCCATGCAGCTTTCCGCCTTCCCCCGGCCCCAGTCGCCAGGCGCGCCCACGCGCTGGCAGCAGCTCTGGCGCCAGGCACTGCGCGACCCGCACGCCCTGCTGGCGCGGCTGCAGCTGGACCCGGCGGCACTGGGCGTCTCGGAGGCGGCCATGGCCCAGTTCGCCCTGCGCGTGCCGGAAGGCTTCGTGGCCCGCATGCGCCCCGGCGATGCGGCCGACCCCCTGCTGCGCCAGGTGCTGCCCATCGACGAGGAAATGCGCCCCGCACCCGGGTTCAGCTTCGACGCGGTGGGGGATGGCGCGGCCAAGAAGGCCACCGGGGTCATCCAGAAGTACCGCGGCCGTGCCCTGCTGGTGGCCACCGGCAGCTGCGCGATCAACTGCCGCTACTGCTTCCGCCGCCACTTCGACTATGGCGCGGAAAACGCCGCCAAGGGCGGCTGGCAGGAGGCCGTGGCGGCCATCGCGGCCGACCCGGACATCGACGAGGTGATCCTGTCCGGCGGCGATCCGCTGTCGCTGGCCACGCACAAGCTGGTCGAGCTGACCGACGCCCTGCGCCAGATTCCGCACATCCGCCGCCTGCGCATCCACACCCGCCTGCCGATCGTGCTGCCCGAGCGCGTGGACGAGGAACTGCTGGCCTGGCTGGGCAGCCTGCCGTGGCCGCTGGCCATCGTGGTGCACGCCAACCATGCCAATGAGTTCGATGCCAGCGTGGATGCGGCGATGGCACGCCTGCGCGGCCTCGGCGCGCAGCTGCTGAACCAGGCCGTACTGCTGCGCGGGGTCAATGACAGCGTGCAGGCACTGCAGGACCTGAGCGAGCGCAGCTTCGCCGCCGGCGTGCTGCCCTACTACCTGCACCAGCTGGACAAGGTCGAGGGCGTGGCCCACTTTGAAGTGGACGACACCCGGGCCAAGGCCCTGATCGCCGGCCTGACCGCCCGCCTGTCCGGTTACCTGATTCCCAAGCTGGTGCGCGAACTGCCCGGCGACCCCAGCAAGCGCCCGGTGTAATCGCACGACCGGGGTCAGATCCCTTCTCGCAGAAAAAGGGATCTGACCCCAGGACATCCGTTACAACCCCGAGTGGCTCAGCCAGTAGATCCACGCCATGCGTGGATGGGGGTCCAGGCAGAAGCAGCCACGCATGGCGTGGCTCTACTACCCCACGTCGTCCCTTACAGGCCCGAATCGATCATCCGCACCACTTCGGTGGCGGTGACCGGGTGGCTCAGCCAGTAGCCCTGGCCCAGGTCGCAGCCGCGCTGTGCCAGCAGTTCGTACTGCGCTTCCTGCTCGATGCCCTCGGCCACCACGGTAATCCCCAGCGCATGGGCCATGGCGATGATCGCCGTGGTCAGGGCCAGATCGTCCGGGTCGCGCTGCATGTCGGCCACGAAGCTCTTGTCGATCTTGACGCCGTCCACCGGCACCTGGCGCAGGTGGCTCAGGCCGGAGAAGCCGGTGCCGAAGTCGTCCAGCCAGACCTTCACGCCGGTGCGGTGCAGCTTGTCCAGCAGCTGCGCGGCCAGCATCTCGTCGCCGATCACCGCGGTTTCGGTCAGCTCCAGGTGCAGGCGCGAGGACGGCAGCCCGGATTCGTGCAGGCACTGCGCCACCAGCGCCGGCAGTTCGCCGCCTCGCAGCTGGCGCGGTGACACGTTCACCGACACGAACAGCTCGTCGCCGGCCGCGCCACGCGGCCACTGCGAGGCTTCCATGCAGGCCGCACGCAGCACCTTCGGGCCGATCACCTCGATCAGGCCACTCTGCTCGGCCACTTCGATGAACACCGACGGCGGAATCGTGCCCAGGGTCGGGTGCTGCCAGCGCAGCAGCACTTCCACGCCCACCAGGCGGCGGTCGCGCATGCGGAAGATCGGCTGGTAGGCCAGTCGCAGCTCGCCGCGCTCCCAGGCGCCGCGCAGCTCCTGTTCCATGTGCACGCGACGCTCGACCGCGTGGTCCATCGCCCGGCTGTAGTAGCGGTAGCAGTTCTTGCCGGCCATCTTCGCCTGGTACATGGCGATGTCGCCGTTCTTCAGCAGCGTGGTGGCGTCGGCGGCGTCGTCCGGGTACAGCGTCACGCCGATCGAGGTGCCCAGGAACAGCTCCCTGCCCTGCACCACCAGCGGCTTGCCCAGCTCGCGCACCAGCACTTCGGCCAGCAGGCGGGCATTGGTGGCCACATCGCCGTCGCCGACAAGAATGACGAATTCATCGCCACCGAACCGCGCCAGCAGCGCATCGTCGCCGCCAGCCTCGGCCACGGCATGGCCGATGCGCTGGGCGAACTGCAGCAGGGCCTCGTCGCCGGCCTCGTGGCCCATCGTGTCGTTGACCCGCTTGAAGTCATCGATATCGGCAAACAGCAGGCCCAGCCGGTGCTTGGACGCGCGCGCGGCCATCATCCGGTGATCCAGCGCCTCGCGGAACGCCAGGCGGTTGGTCAGCCCGGTCAGTGCATCGGTGTAGGCCATGTGCCGCACTTCGCGGTCGTGGCGGGCGATCGCATCACGCATGCGCGCAAAGCCGCGCACCAGTTCACCGACCTCGTCATCGCGGGTGTTTTCCCGCAGCGGCGCCTGGTAGTCACCGGATTCGATGCGGCGCGCGGCAGCGGCCAGGTCACGGATCGGCGTCACCAGGGTGCGCTGCACATAGAGGATGACCGTCACCCCGATCACCACCAGCAGGGCCAGCATCAGCAGCAGCCAGCCCAGGTGGCGGCTGCCGACCTGCTGCAGGCGCTCGCCGAGGGTGGCATTGGCGGCCAGCTCGCGCTCCCTGACCTCGTCCAGCGCCATGCCGACGCGGACACCGCCGATACGCTGCTTGCCGACCATGATCGGCATGGTGTTGTCGAGCACGCTGGCCGACTGCTGCACCAGCAGGCCCTGCGCGGCGGTGGCTGCCTTGGCCAACGGATCGGTCATCGGCTTGCCGAAGCCGGGCACGCCGACCGAGCCGTCATGCACCAGCCGGCCCTTGCTGTCGAACACCAGCACATAGCGCACCACCTGCTGCCTTGAGGTCGAGCGCACCAGCACGCCCACCTGGCCCAGGTCGTTGTAATAGAGCGGGTTGGCCAGCGAATCGGACAGCTCGCGCGCCAACGCCTCGCCGCGGCTGCGCACGCTGCGGTCGAACAATTCGTGGATGACGCCACCGCTGAGGCTCTTCACCTCGCTCTGCATCGTCGCCTGGCGGCCCAGCATCACCGCCAGGATCGCCACCACCACCAGCATCGCCCCGCCCATCGCGAGCAGGAAACGGGCCTGCATTCCCGAGCCGAGCCACTTCATGCCACTTCCATCCGTACGGGTCCCGACTGCACTGCCCACTCCCATCCACTGCACCACGCACGCGCGGCTGCCGGACGCTGCAGCAGCGCCCGGCCCTTCGTAGATTCTGTGACCTTGTCGATCCGATACCACGCCCGCAGCGCGCTCGTCACGGCCGTGGCCGCGCGGACAGTCCGCCATGGAACCAGGCTCAGCAATCCCCACTGCGTTGCCTTACATGAAGCCGACACAAGCTCATCCCCCAAGGTATCCAGACAGACTACCCGAAAAAATGAGACCGTCGTCAGCCTTCTGTGCCGTTTTCCCGGGCCAGCCGCGCCATGCGCTGGGTATCGGCCAGGATGCCGCGCAGCAGGCGCACTTCCTGTTCGGTCGGCTCACCACGCAGGAACAGGCGGCGCAGCTTGCGCATCGCCGACTCGGGCGCGCGGCCCTTGTGGAAATCGATCTCGTCCAAGGTGTCGCCGAGCTGGGCGAAGAAGCTCTCCATCTGCTCGTGGCTGGCCACCGGCTCGCGGGCGTCCGCCGGCTCGACCTCGGCTGCCGGCTGCGCGCCCAGCAGCTGCATGCGCGTTTCATAGGCCAGCACCTGCACGGCGGCGGCAAGGTTGAGCGAGCTGAACGCCGGGTCGGACGGGATATGCACCGCCGCGTGGCAGAGCTGGAGCTCTTCGTTGGTCAGGCCGGTGCGCTCGCGACCGAACACCAGGGCCACCTCGGCGCCCTCGCCGGCCTTGGCCACCGCGCGGGCAGCCGCGTCGGATGGCAGGTATTCCTCCAGCTGGACCCGGCGCGCACGCGCGGTGCAGCCCAGCACCAGAGTGCAGTCGGCCACGGCTTCGGCCAGGGTGGCCACCACCGGCGCGTCACCGAGCACGTCCTCGGCACCGGCCGAGCGGCGGAAGGCCTCCTCGTCCAGCGGCTTTTCGGGGGCGACCAGGACCATGCGGGCCAGGCCCATCGTCTTCAGGGCGCGGGCGGCGGCGCCCATGTTGCCGGGGTGCTGGGTACCGACCAGGACGAATCGGAGGCGGGTGGCGGCAGGAAACTGGGACATGAACAGGGAAATGTCGAGCTGGACGAAGACCAATGGTAAACTGTGCGGCCGGCCACTGCGCCGGACCCGCTCTTTTCCCCCGCCAGCCCTACCTCTTCTGCCTTTCCGGGAGCCCACGCCATGCAGAAACCCGCCGTCACCGTCATGGTCAAGGCCGCCCGCCTCGCCGGCAACGTCCTGTTGCGCAACATCAACAAGCTCGAGGCGCTCAATGTAGTGCAGAAGGGCCGGATGGACTACGCCAGCGAAGTCGATGCCGACGCCGAAAAGGTGATCGTCAAGGAACTCAAGCGCGCTTACCCCGAGTACGGCGTGTTCGGCGAAGAAGGCGGCGTGCAGGGTGGCCACCGCAACATGTGGGTCATCGACCCGCTGGACGGCACCAGCAACTACCTGCGCGGCGTGCCGCACTACTGCGTGTCGATCGCCCTGGTGGAAAACGGCGAGCCGACCGACGCGGTCATCTTCGATCCGCTGCGCAATGAACTGTTCACCGCCAGCCGTGGCGCCGGTGCCGTGCTCAACGACCGCCGCATCCGCGTGGCCGACCGCAAGGACCTGGGCGGCACCATGATCCACACCGGTTTCGCCCCGCGCGAGCGTGCCCGCGCCAGCGCCCAGCTGAAGGCGGTCGACGCCCTGCTGGTGCAGGCCGAGGACATCCGCCGCAGCGGTTCGGCCGCGCTGGACCTGGCCTACGTGGCCTGCGGCCGCGCCGACGCCTACTTCGAAGCAGGCGTGAAGGCCTGGGACATCGCGGCCGGCGTGCTGCTGGTCCGCGAAGCTGGCGGCAAGGTCTGCGACTTCAAGGGCGCGACCCTGGCCCGCATGGACAACCGTGGCCCGGACACCCAGCAGGTCGTGGCCGGCAACCTGAAGGTGGCCGAGTCGCTGCAGAAGGTGCTGGTGAACACCGGCTACGCCGCCGAGTTCGACGCGAAGTTCTAAGCGTCCCGGTAACGCGGCTCACTGAAACGGCACCTGCGAGGGTGCCGTTTCTGTTTGTGCCGCGCACGGCGCCGCAAACGAAAACGCCCGGCACATGGCCGGGCGTTCGTGTTTCCGGGTTGAAACCCGT
This genomic stretch from Stenotrophomonas sp. SAU14A_NAIMI4_5 harbors:
- a CDS encoding gliding motility protein, with product MPAPGDIYVVHNERLQAFVAYQLTHQDARDGSLAVLTLDWTGTALPDPTTVAAMQPARFNDLQQDDALHHRWAGKRPPRDFVHVGWRAPLIEAAPKIYGSWPDGAEVEHQRRWDALDPTAVEAFKHASAAQEDRSVLLERGEYPVRRCATRLDAAAMNLAPSLRLFDALPLLTKLDISEPVPGLLPWLRTRPLIHSLEISQLQDTTLDLRGTSLIQANIDASGLRHLHLNDGLSELTLHGTLAPDLLITAEDDGRWLTLISTDATLAWAGLPALGELQLRDVRELDGGRIAERFPQLRALSITGAPAVLHGLPRLGELGQLHTLSASDVFPAGEAVFPEPGQWPRLCRLWLHSLPAALGTTIRKAYKSEATKGLDLDVGQLRTPDWLAANLDNPFRDWDGSAQVSTAQAKKAATLYRKACSEALKIAAEIRDAATLTVALAQVGRAYTEGFNALDRRSGFIETEEREQIYTAWLAVVDAAETRSGTAVIDREVLRAAMNEVRTF
- a CDS encoding phytoene/squalene synthase family protein → MSSTALDSFLDKWRSRWPEWSVAAPFVAESQRELAVAWFALLQEFDDMLNTSGDPMPADAKLAWWGEELRSWAGQRSRHPLGRLLEPVRAPWAQLAETLPDLVEARTVALDAASAERALANYAEAVAAVEAVLFNDTPRKGAGRAVQLQTLAQRLQDAGVAGVPRSLLDEDASNATQRWAQHLLKGWATRVPGPRARRVWSSLARARVAAQAAGKPIEATPVRTLLRVWWAARG
- a CDS encoding phosphoglycolate phosphatase, coding for MTTAGFPRAVLFDLDGTLLDSAPDFVATCDAMLAARGRAPIDPALLRPVVSKGSRAMLTAAFPDLDAAERDALIPEFLQRYEALIGQHAVLFDGVAGMLAALDAAGTVWGIVTNKPEYLARLILPQQGWQQRCAVLVGGDSLAERKPHPLPLLHAAQAIGVAAEDCVYVGDDERDIIAARAAAMPSVAALWGYRLHSDDPLAWQADVLVENAELLQLASLWPTRPAAPAQP
- the ubiG gene encoding bifunctional 2-polyprenyl-6-hydroxyphenol methylase/3-demethylubiquinol 3-O-methyltransferase UbiG, which codes for MTAPHASSNFDQAELDKFAALANRWWDADGPQKPLHALNPVRLQYVADRVTLRGARVLDIGCGGGLLSEALAQSGADVTAIDLAPELVKVARLHALESGAKVDYRVQAAEDLAAEQPGSFDVVTCMEMLEHVPDPGAIIEACKRLLKPGGHLFLSTINRTAAAFAVAIVGAEYVARLLPKGTHHYQEFIKPAELARWLRGADVQLVDVSGMAYEPWRNHARLSSRTDINYLAYAVKPA
- a CDS encoding TRZ/ATZ family hydrolase is translated as MSDSPHLPEACDLLIEAGYVVPIEPHAVVLEDHAVAVRGSEIVAILPRAEARARFRATQVVSRPDAALMPGLVNAHTHNPMTLLRGVADDLPLMTWLQQHIWPVEAAVIGPEFVADGTTLAIAEMLRGGTTCANENYFFGDVQAAVYKKHGFRALVGAVIIDFPTAWAKTDDEYFAKAGELHDQWRTDPLIGTAFAPHAPYTVNDANFERVRMLSDQLDMQVHLHTHETAQEINDSIKLHGQRPLARLDRLGLVNDRLIAVHMTQLTDAEIHLCAERGVSVVHCPESNLKLASGFCPACALQRAGVNLAIGTDGCASNNDLDMFSENRTAAILAKAVADDATALDAATTLRASTLGGARALGFGERIGSIEVGKQADLVCVDLSALETQPLHNVLSQLVYATGRQQVSDVWIAGKPKLVQRELVGMDLPGIIANARQWRERIRHIRA
- the efp gene encoding elongation factor P, whose protein sequence is MATVGMNDVKNGMKILVNNEPAVITDTEYVKPGKGQAFTRVKYRFIRSGRVVELTMKATDDLEVADVVDTDMNYMYSDGEYWHFMDPESFEQVQADKAGMGGAEKWLKGEEACIVTLFNGAPIFVQPPNFVELKITETDPGVRGDTSGGGGKPATLETGAVVRVPLFVNQDEIIKVDTRSGEYSSRVK
- the epmB gene encoding EF-P beta-lysylation protein EpmB, producing MQLSAFPRPQSPGAPTRWQQLWRQALRDPHALLARLQLDPAALGVSEAAMAQFALRVPEGFVARMRPGDAADPLLRQVLPIDEEMRPAPGFSFDAVGDGAAKKATGVIQKYRGRALLVATGSCAINCRYCFRRHFDYGAENAAKGGWQEAVAAIAADPDIDEVILSGGDPLSLATHKLVELTDALRQIPHIRRLRIHTRLPIVLPERVDEELLAWLGSLPWPLAIVVHANHANEFDASVDAAMARLRGLGAQLLNQAVLLRGVNDSVQALQDLSERSFAAGVLPYYLHQLDKVEGVAHFEVDDTRAKALIAGLTARLSGYLIPKLVRELPGDPSKRPV
- a CDS encoding bifunctional diguanylate cyclase/phosphodiesterase, which gives rise to MKWLGSGMQARFLLAMGGAMLVVVAILAVMLGRQATMQSEVKSLSGGVIHELFDRSVRSRGEALARELSDSLANPLYYNDLGQVGVLVRSTSRQQVVRYVLVFDSKGRLVHDGSVGVPGFGKPMTDPLAKAATAAQGLLVQQSASVLDNTMPIMVGKQRIGGVRVGMALDEVRERELAANATLGERLQQVGSRHLGWLLLMLALLVVIGVTVILYVQRTLVTPIRDLAAAARRIESGDYQAPLRENTRDDEVGELVRGFARMRDAIARHDREVRHMAYTDALTGLTNRLAFREALDHRMMAARASKHRLGLLFADIDDFKRVNDTMGHEAGDEALLQFAQRIGHAVAEAGGDDALLARFGGDEFVILVGDGDVATNARLLAEVLVRELGKPLVVQGRELFLGTSIGVTLYPDDAADATTLLKNGDIAMYQAKMAGKNCYRYYSRAMDHAVERRVHMEQELRGAWERGELRLAYQPIFRMRDRRLVGVEVLLRWQHPTLGTIPPSVFIEVAEQSGLIEVIGPKVLRAACMEASQWPRGAAGDELFVSVNVSPRQLRGGELPALVAQCLHESGLPSSRLHLELTETAVIGDEMLAAQLLDKLHRTGVKVWLDDFGTGFSGLSHLRQVPVDGVKIDKSFVADMQRDPDDLALTTAIIAMAHALGITVVAEGIEQEAQYELLAQRGCDLGQGYWLSHPVTATEVVRMIDSGL
- a CDS encoding RNA methyltransferase, which codes for MSQFPAATRLRFVLVGTQHPGNMGAAARALKTMGLARMVLVAPEKPLDEEAFRRSAGAEDVLGDAPVVATLAEAVADCTLVLGCTARARRVQLEEYLPSDAAARAVAKAGEGAEVALVFGRERTGLTNEELQLCHAAVHIPSDPAFSSLNLAAAVQVLAYETRMQLLGAQPAAEVEPADAREPVASHEQMESFFAQLGDTLDEIDFHKGRAPESAMRKLRRLFLRGEPTEQEVRLLRGILADTQRMARLARENGTEG
- a CDS encoding inositol monophosphatase family protein codes for the protein MQKPAVTVMVKAARLAGNVLLRNINKLEALNVVQKGRMDYASEVDADAEKVIVKELKRAYPEYGVFGEEGGVQGGHRNMWVIDPLDGTSNYLRGVPHYCVSIALVENGEPTDAVIFDPLRNELFTASRGAGAVLNDRRIRVADRKDLGGTMIHTGFAPRERARASAQLKAVDALLVQAEDIRRSGSAALDLAYVACGRADAYFEAGVKAWDIAAGVLLVREAGGKVCDFKGATLARMDNRGPDTQQVVAGNLKVAESLQKVLVNTGYAAEFDAKF